The sequence TCTGCTTGCGCCGACGATGCATCAGGACTCTGCGAACGCCCCGCTTGCTCTGACGCCGCACCAGCGCCTCGCGCACGCCCCGCTTGTTCCGACGCTGCACCGGTGCCTCGCGCACGCCCCGCTTGCGCTGACGCCGCACCGCTGCCTCGTGCGCTCCCTGCTTGCTTCAGCGTTGCATCGACACCCGCCGCGAAGTCCTCCGGGTCCGAGCTCGAATCAGCGCCCGAGAGGCCTGCTTCGGCCGAAGCAGCGTCCTCGTTCGCGGCGCGCTCCGCCGAGGCCGCATCGCCGTTCGCGCCGGGGCTTCCCTCCTCCTCCGTGAACGACGGCGGAGACGCGGAGCGGTAGCGCAGCGAGCCGCTGTCGAGCTCGCTCAGTGGCATCTCCTTCAGGTGCAATGTGCCGCAGCCGGTGGTGGCCAGGAGCGTGGCCAGCAATACATGAGGCCGGCTGCTGTGGTTGTGGTTGCTACAGCCGCGACGGCCGGAGTGATGGACGAACATGCGAAGACCTCGTCTTCACCGGAGTAGCAGGCAGGGGTGACAGCCCTCGGAAGGGCCCGCATGGCGCCGGATGTGCGCGGGAGAATCTTCTCGGTGGCCCCTGGAAGATTTACGGGTGCGTTGGGACCCGCACACCTGCGCCCCTCGCTCTCCTGGGAGGTTGCCTTGTCCACTCATGGACGAAGGGGGACTGCACGAAGGTTGCAGAGCCGACGCCGCCCGCCCCGCTTTCCGGGGCGCAACGAGGGTGGCTTCGATGGCATGCAATCACTGCGCGGTAGCCCACCCGGCCGGGACTTCCTGCCCGGCCGAGCAGGTGGCCTCGCCCATGGCCAACGACGTGTCTCTGGTCGGCCAGCGGCACGGGCCGCTCGTCTTCAAGCGCCGGCTGGGCGCGGGGGCCCTGGGCTCGGTGTACCTCGCCGAGCACTTCCCCTCCGCGCACCGCTTCGCCGTGAAGGTGCTGCACCCGCACCTGGCCGCGCGGCCCGCCATGCGCCAGCGCTTCTACGCGGAGGCCCGCGCCCTGCGCGAGCTCACGCACCGCCACGTGGCCCGCGTGCTCGACGCGCGCCCCGGCCCCCTGGGCCTGCCGTGCCTCCTCATGGAGTACGCCAACGGCGAGCCCTTCTCGCGCCTGCCCATGCCGCTGGCGCCGGTGGAAGCCGTGGAGCTGCTCGTGCAGGCGCTGGAGGGCGTGGAGGCCGCGCACGCGCGAGGCCTCGTGCACTGCGACTTGTCCGCCGACAACCTCGTCCTCACGCGCGACAAGCGCGGCGAGCGGCGGGTGAAGGTGCTCGACTTCGGCGCCAGCGCCGTGCTCAGCGCCAGCCTGTCCAAGGAGGAGCGCGCGTGCGGCATGGTGGTGGGCTCGCCCGCCTTCATCGCGCCCGAGCAGTGGTCCGGCGAGGCCGTGGATGGCCGCGCGGACCTGTACGCGCTGGGCGTGGTGGGCTACCTGCTCGTCACCGGGCGCCTGCCCTTCGGCTTCGGCCGCGTGGGCGAATTGGCCCCGCCGCAGCCGCACGCGCTCAACCCCAGCGTGCCGCCCGCGCTGTCCGAGGTGCTGCTGCGCGCCCTGGCCCAGTGCCCCGATGACCGCTTCCCGGATGCGCGCTCCTTCCGCGAGGCGCTCGCGAGCTGCCTCGCGTCCCTCCTCCTGCCGCCCGAACCGCGCTCTCCCTTCGCCGACGACGAGGCGCTGCTCCCCGAAATCGAGGTCGTGGTGGATGAGCTGGTGGACGGCGCGTCCGCTCCTCTCGTCACGGGCAACGGGCCCTTCCCGGACACGGGCGTGCCCTGGGACATCCTTCCGCACCCCATCCCGCTCACGCCCGACATGGCCGTGCCGGGCAGTGGCTCCAGCATCTCCATCTTCGGACAGGCGGTGCCCGCGGACGGCGCCACGCCGCTGCACCTCGCGCTGCGCGAGGTGGCCCGGGTCGCCACGCCGATGCTGGAGGTGTCCGCCCCATGCGAGCCCGCGCCCGCGGGGCTGCGCATTCGCGTGGGCCTGGGCGAAGCGGCGAGCCTCGTGTCCGTGGACGCCGGTGACGTGACGTCGGATGGCTTCTTCGCCGCGTGGCAGGGGGCGCTGCCGCCGCTCGCCGCGCGGGTGCCGGCGGAGCTGACCTTCGCCGGGCGGACGGTGTGGTGCGTGTGCGACGTCGTCCGTCACGTCACC comes from Pyxidicoccus parkwaysis and encodes:
- a CDS encoding serine/threonine-protein kinase codes for the protein MACNHCAVAHPAGTSCPAEQVASPMANDVSLVGQRHGPLVFKRRLGAGALGSVYLAEHFPSAHRFAVKVLHPHLAARPAMRQRFYAEARALRELTHRHVARVLDARPGPLGLPCLLMEYANGEPFSRLPMPLAPVEAVELLVQALEGVEAAHARGLVHCDLSADNLVLTRDKRGERRVKVLDFGASAVLSASLSKEERACGMVVGSPAFIAPEQWSGEAVDGRADLYALGVVGYLLVTGRLPFGFGRVGELAPPQPHALNPSVPPALSEVLLRALAQCPDDRFPDARSFREALASCLASLLLPPEPRSPFADDEALLPEIEVVVDELVDGASAPLVTGNGPFPDTGVPWDILPHPIPLTPDMAVPGSGSSISIFGQAVPADGATPLHLALREVARVATPMLEVSAPCEPAPAGLRIRVGLGEAASLVSVDAGDVTSDGFFAAWQGALPPLAARVPAELTFAGRTVWCVCDVVRHVTQDEARIWNVAAGIFVQYAEPGEPLLQLLAQVLASTRKPPRPDVELARLLSRAAAVAKDPYTLLGAPRHADFEEVRRRASAALRRLDGFRQRVLPEPQRRALESLRKRVEAARRTLGEPLNRAGFDALRNNLAGLARCVEAGLTDEALEPMRRAYLAARPDAEARARSLFTQGHALEVQRALRGALSRYAEALALDPLNVSWLRHYQELRHRTRAAAGGTSSLSSGAPA